A stretch of Paenibacillus mucilaginosus 3016 DNA encodes these proteins:
- the rlmD gene encoding 23S rRNA (uracil(1939)-C(5))-methyltransferase RlmD, with translation MTRSKKPTTRTKTTDTKSNHKRPGRPAGAEDLSGLPVAKNEDYTADIVGIGHEGEGVGRVNGYTLFVPGALPGEKVRVKVVKVKKQYGYAKLLEVLEASPDRIDAPCPIYKQCGGCQLQHLSYEAQMRWKRQLVIDNLTRIGKLQVVGEREEGIIVHPTLGMSDPWRYRNKAQVPIGLAETEEGGLVGGFYAQGSHRIIDMEACLIQHENNDAVVGAVKKIARELGIRPYSEETGRGLLRHVIARYGFNTGEIMVVLVTNGRDLPHADELTGLIRRDVPGVTSIVQNINTRETNVIFGDETRTLWGSDVIYDTIGDIRFAISARSFYQVNPVQTEVLYGKALEYAALTGRETVIDAYCGIGTISLFLAQKADQVYGVEIVPEAIEDARANARLNGIRNASFEAGPAEVVIPAWRGKGIAPDVIVVDPPRKGCDPALLETILAMRPERVVYVSCNPSTLARDLRVLEDGGFRTVQVQPVDMFPHTVHVESVAVLVRGEAGEA, from the coding sequence ATGACGAGATCGAAGAAACCGACAACGAGAACGAAAACTACCGATACAAAATCAAACCATAAACGGCCGGGCCGCCCCGCCGGGGCCGAAGACCTCAGCGGACTGCCGGTCGCCAAGAATGAAGACTATACTGCCGATATCGTCGGTATCGGCCACGAGGGGGAAGGGGTAGGCCGTGTGAATGGCTATACCCTTTTTGTGCCTGGGGCGCTGCCGGGGGAGAAGGTGCGGGTCAAGGTCGTCAAGGTCAAGAAGCAGTACGGCTACGCCAAGCTGCTCGAGGTTCTGGAAGCGAGCCCGGACCGCATCGATGCCCCGTGCCCGATCTACAAACAGTGCGGCGGCTGCCAACTCCAGCACCTGAGCTACGAGGCCCAGATGCGCTGGAAGCGCCAGCTCGTCATCGACAACCTGACGCGCATCGGCAAGCTGCAGGTCGTGGGCGAGCGCGAGGAGGGCATCATCGTGCACCCTACGCTCGGCATGAGCGACCCTTGGCGCTACCGCAACAAGGCGCAGGTACCCATCGGCCTCGCCGAGACCGAAGAGGGCGGCCTGGTCGGCGGCTTCTACGCCCAGGGCAGCCACCGGATCATCGACATGGAGGCCTGTCTCATCCAGCATGAGAACAACGACGCCGTTGTCGGCGCTGTGAAGAAGATCGCCCGCGAGCTCGGCATCCGCCCGTACAGCGAAGAGACCGGCCGCGGCCTGCTGCGCCACGTCATCGCCCGCTACGGCTTCAACACGGGCGAGATCATGGTCGTGCTCGTGACCAACGGCCGCGACCTGCCGCATGCGGACGAGCTCACCGGCCTGATCCGCCGCGACGTGCCGGGCGTGACCAGCATCGTGCAGAACATCAACACCCGCGAGACCAACGTGATCTTCGGTGACGAGACGCGCACCCTCTGGGGCAGCGACGTCATCTACGACACGATCGGCGACATCCGCTTCGCCATCTCGGCCCGGTCCTTCTACCAGGTGAACCCGGTGCAGACCGAGGTGCTCTACGGCAAGGCGCTCGAATACGCGGCGCTCACGGGCCGGGAGACCGTCATCGATGCCTACTGCGGCATCGGGACGATCTCGCTCTTCCTCGCGCAGAAGGCCGACCAGGTCTACGGCGTCGAGATCGTGCCGGAGGCCATCGAGGACGCGCGGGCGAACGCGCGGCTGAACGGCATCCGCAACGCGAGCTTCGAGGCCGGCCCGGCCGAGGTCGTCATCCCGGCGTGGCGCGGGAAGGGCATCGCCCCCGACGTCATCGTCGTCGACCCGCCGCGCAAGGGCTGCGACCCCGCGCTGCTCGAGACGATCCTCGCCATGCGGCCGGAGCGCGTGGTGTACGTCTCCTGTAACCCGTCGACCCTGGCCCGCGACCTGCGCGTGCTCGAGGACGGCGGCTTCCGCACCGTGCAGGTGCAGCCGGTGGACATGTTCCCGCACACGGTGCATGTGGAGAGCGTCGCGGTATTGGTCCGCGGGGAAGCGGGGGAGGCCTAA
- a CDS encoding NUDIX domain-containing protein, producing the protein MAKTPAPAAEAAASVTPRMGVGAAIVNENQEILLVLRNREPEKDTWSIPGGKLDTYERLEDCVVREIKEEVNLDIQVRCLLCMAETIRPERDEHWVSALYEAEILGGELRNMEEGGAIGDIRWFPLDALPANLACFTVPAIEQLLNRMNR; encoded by the coding sequence ATGGCGAAGACTCCTGCTCCTGCAGCTGAGGCTGCCGCGTCGGTTACTCCCCGAATGGGTGTAGGCGCCGCCATCGTCAATGAGAACCAGGAGATTCTCCTCGTGCTGCGCAATCGAGAGCCGGAGAAGGATACCTGGAGCATTCCCGGCGGCAAGCTCGACACCTATGAACGGCTCGAGGACTGTGTCGTCCGGGAGATCAAGGAAGAAGTGAATCTCGATATCCAGGTGAGATGCCTGCTCTGCATGGCCGAGACGATCCGGCCCGAGCGGGACGAGCACTGGGTGTCGGCCCTCTACGAAGCTGAGATCCTAGGCGGCGAGCTGCGCAACATGGAGGAAGGCGGGGCCATCGGCGACATTCGCTGGTTCCCGCTCGATGCGCTTCCGGCCAACCTGGCCTGTTTTACTGTCCCGGCGATCGAGCAGCTGCTTAACCGAATGAATCGTTAA
- a CDS encoding YerC/YecD family TrpR-related protein — protein MQLKKLNDKAIDQLFEAILTLKDIEECYVFFDDLCTVNEIQSLSQRLEVARMLRKGNTYNQIEAETGASTATISRVKRCLNYGNDGYKMTLERLGR, from the coding sequence ATGCAACTGAAGAAGTTGAACGACAAGGCGATTGATCAGCTGTTCGAGGCGATCCTTACGCTGAAGGATATAGAAGAATGCTATGTATTTTTTGACGACCTGTGCACGGTGAACGAGATCCAATCGCTCTCCCAGCGGCTTGAGGTGGCACGTATGCTCCGCAAGGGCAATACATACAACCAGATCGAAGCGGAGACGGGCGCCTCGACGGCGACGATCTCGCGCGTGAAGCGGTGCCTCAACTACGGCAATGACGGGTACAAAATGACGCTGGAGCGGCTCGGCCGATAG
- a CDS encoding sirohydrochlorin chelatase: MVKYGILVISHGSRSADWVRLVDEAVDAVQLPDGVPIYSSFLEIVEGRLIQDGITHLESLGCTDLVVVPLFVSSGSTHIDEISYALGVKDAPLLPTDMEPFEIRARVHMADPMDDDAEVAEILQGKVSPLSEDPPREILLLVGHGSIEKGFHLQWRRVLEGLAVRIQALGGYAEADYAMLLPDQTAFKMRLWKKQRPDCRVIVAPVFLSEGYFTREVIPERLAGWEYRYNGAAMLPHPGISRWIERRALSYINFEMNG; this comes from the coding sequence GTGGTAAAATACGGTATATTAGTGATAAGTCACGGCTCCCGGAGCGCGGATTGGGTGCGCCTCGTCGACGAAGCGGTCGATGCGGTGCAGCTGCCGGACGGGGTGCCGATCTATTCTTCCTTCCTCGAGATCGTGGAAGGGCGGCTCATCCAGGACGGGATCACCCATCTGGAGAGCCTGGGCTGCACGGACCTCGTCGTTGTGCCCCTGTTCGTCTCTTCGGGCAGTACGCACATTGACGAGATTTCGTATGCCCTCGGCGTGAAGGATGCGCCGCTGCTGCCGACCGACATGGAGCCGTTTGAGATCCGGGCGCGGGTACATATGGCCGATCCGATGGACGACGACGCGGAAGTGGCGGAGATTCTGCAGGGCAAGGTCAGCCCGCTGTCCGAAGACCCGCCGCGGGAGATCCTGCTGCTCGTGGGCCACGGGAGCATCGAGAAGGGCTTCCACCTCCAGTGGCGCCGGGTGCTTGAGGGGCTTGCAGTGCGGATCCAGGCGCTCGGCGGCTATGCCGAAGCGGACTATGCGATGCTGCTGCCGGACCAGACGGCGTTCAAGATGCGGCTGTGGAAGAAGCAGAGACCGGACTGCCGGGTGATCGTGGCGCCGGTGTTTCTGAGCGAGGGCTATTTTACACGAGAAGTGATTCCTGAGCGGCTGGCCGGCTGGGAGTACCGGTACAACGGGGCGGCGATGCTGCCTCATCCGGGCATCTCCCGCTGGATCGAGCGCCGGGCCTTATCCTATATCAACTTCGAAATGAACGGGTGA
- a CDS encoding glycosyltransferase family 4 protein yields the protein MRIAILSPIAWRTPPRHYGPWERVVSLLMEGLVKENMDVTLYATGDSVTSAKLRGVCARPYEEDREIDPKVWECLHISALMEQAEEYDIIHNHYDFLPLSYSGLIDTPMVTTIHGFSSPKILPVYRKYNQKTHYVSISDADRHPDLKYIRTVYHGIDLENFAFQPGPGEYLAYFGRIHPDKGTREAIEAAKQAGMKLLIAGIIQDRDYYERYVAPELSGDIRYIGSVGPAERNEVLGRAYALLHPIYFDEPFGLSVVEAMACGTPVLAFRRGSMPELIQDGRNDYIVSGVNEMVERLADIAGISREGCRRRVEERFTRERMVRDYISVYREILEARKAPERREPAMS from the coding sequence ATGAGAATTGCCATTCTATCCCCCATTGCCTGGCGAACGCCGCCCCGCCACTATGGACCCTGGGAGCGGGTCGTGTCCCTTCTGATGGAGGGGCTGGTCAAGGAGAATATGGATGTGACCCTCTACGCGACCGGCGATTCCGTTACCTCGGCCAAGCTGAGAGGCGTGTGCGCAAGACCCTACGAAGAGGACCGGGAGATCGATCCGAAGGTATGGGAATGCCTGCACATCTCGGCGCTCATGGAGCAGGCGGAGGAATACGACATCATTCACAACCACTATGACTTTCTGCCTCTATCCTACAGCGGCCTGATCGACACGCCGATGGTGACCACGATCCATGGCTTTTCTTCCCCCAAGATCCTGCCCGTCTACCGCAAATACAATCAGAAGACCCACTACGTCTCGATCAGCGACGCGGACCGGCATCCGGACCTGAAGTATATCCGGACGGTTTATCATGGGATCGATCTGGAGAACTTCGCGTTCCAGCCTGGTCCCGGCGAGTATCTGGCGTACTTCGGGCGCATTCATCCGGACAAAGGCACACGTGAGGCGATCGAGGCGGCCAAGCAGGCCGGCATGAAGCTGCTCATCGCAGGGATTATCCAGGACCGGGATTATTATGAGCGCTATGTCGCACCCGAGCTCAGTGGAGATATCCGGTATATCGGCTCGGTCGGCCCGGCGGAACGCAATGAGGTTCTCGGCAGGGCGTATGCGCTGCTGCACCCGATCTACTTCGACGAGCCGTTCGGCCTCAGTGTCGTGGAAGCGATGGCCTGCGGCACGCCGGTGCTGGCCTTCCGCCGCGGCTCGATGCCCGAGCTGATCCAGGATGGCAGGAACGACTATATCGTCTCCGGCGTGAACGAAATGGTGGAGCGCCTCGCGGATATCGCCGGGATCTCCCGGGAAGGCTGCCGCCGTAGGGTAGAAGAGCGATTCACCCGGGAGCGGATGGTACGCGACTATATCAGCGTCTACCGTGAGATCCTGGAGGCCCGGAAGGCGCCGGAGCGGAGGGAGCCAGCGATGAGCTGA
- a CDS encoding family 43 glycosylhydrolase produces MKKRKTHRMLTMAIAFVMMVAAFPFQASAASTTFINPVAPYSSADPHVMKHTDGYYYFVHTSQGWDKIDISRSTSLTGIGNGTRKTVFTKSPTYCTGSNCYSGNIWAPELNYINGAWYLYFSAGSSEANTPNQRMWVIRNTSANPLEGTWSAPIKLKDTADYWSIDHTVANINGQLYISWSEIAPNQPQRIMIAKMSSPTAISGRGTVISTPTNSWETSGSPVNEGPAFITHGSKVHLSFSASGCWTDDYKLGLLSANLTADLTVASSWTKSASPVFQKTASVFGPGHNSFVKSPDGTEDWIVYHANDGSGQGCAEQRTTRIQKITWNGDTPVFGTPVNPAAAVTRPSGEGTGDIYYRIKNRNSGKVMAVDVASTADGANILQWTYNGTGDQRWALDPVSGGFFRLRASHNGKVADVLNLSTADGADVIQWPNTGATNQQWSFISTNNQYFEIKNRNSGKLLDVTNGSLVDGGNIGQWSDLNNTVQQWIFERVN; encoded by the coding sequence ATGAAGAAAAGAAAGACCCACCGCATGCTCACTATGGCCATCGCTTTCGTTATGATGGTGGCGGCGTTCCCGTTCCAGGCCAGCGCGGCGTCGACGACGTTCATCAATCCGGTCGCACCTTATTCCTCGGCCGATCCCCACGTGATGAAGCACACGGACGGCTACTATTACTTCGTTCACACCTCCCAGGGCTGGGACAAAATCGACATCTCGCGATCCACCTCGCTGACGGGCATCGGTAATGGAACACGGAAGACGGTGTTCACGAAGTCTCCGACGTACTGCACGGGCTCGAACTGCTACTCCGGCAACATCTGGGCTCCGGAGCTGAACTACATCAACGGCGCGTGGTATCTGTACTTCAGCGCCGGCAGCAGTGAAGCCAACACGCCGAATCAGCGGATGTGGGTGATCAGGAACACGAGCGCCAACCCGCTTGAGGGCACGTGGTCCGCGCCGATCAAGCTGAAGGATACGGCGGATTACTGGTCCATCGACCACACGGTAGCGAATATTAACGGCCAGCTGTACATCTCCTGGTCCGAGATTGCGCCGAACCAGCCGCAGCGTATCATGATCGCGAAGATGAGCTCCCCGACAGCGATCTCCGGCCGCGGGACGGTCATCTCTACGCCGACGAACTCCTGGGAAACCTCCGGCTCCCCGGTCAATGAAGGCCCGGCCTTCATCACGCATGGCTCCAAGGTGCACCTGAGCTTCTCGGCCAGCGGCTGCTGGACGGATGACTACAAGCTCGGCCTGCTCAGTGCGAACCTGACCGCCGATCTGACGGTAGCGAGCAGCTGGACGAAGAGCGCGAGCCCGGTGTTCCAGAAGACGGCCTCCGTATTCGGCCCGGGCCACAACAGCTTCGTGAAGTCCCCGGACGGCACGGAAGACTGGATCGTCTACCACGCCAATGACGGCTCCGGCCAGGGCTGCGCGGAGCAGCGCACGACGCGGATCCAGAAGATTACGTGGAATGGCGACACGCCTGTCTTCGGCACACCAGTTAATCCGGCAGCTGCAGTGACCAGACCTTCCGGTGAAGGTACAGGTGATATCTACTACCGCATCAAGAACCGCAACAGCGGCAAGGTGATGGCTGTCGACGTCGCTTCGACCGCAGACGGCGCGAACATCCTGCAGTGGACCTACAACGGCACCGGCGACCAGCGCTGGGCGCTGGATCCGGTATCCGGCGGCTTCTTCCGCCTTCGCGCCAGCCACAACGGCAAGGTGGCCGATGTGCTCAACCTCTCGACGGCGGATGGGGCCGATGTCATCCAGTGGCCGAACACGGGTGCCACGAACCAGCAGTGGAGCTTCATCTCGACGAACAACCAGTACTTCGAGATCAAGAACCGCAACAGCGGCAAGCTGCTCGACGTGACGAACGGCTCGCTGGTGGACGGCGGCAACATCGGGCAGTGGTCCGATCTCAACAATACGGTACAGCAGTGGATTTTTGAACGCGTGAATTAA
- a CDS encoding diacylglycerol kinase, producing MAKRARLIYNPSSGREEMRKRLPDVLQRLERGGLETSTHATIGEGDATLAAAEAVERGFDIIIAAGGDGTLYEVINGMAEKDYRPPLGIIPLGTTNDFARALNIPRNWDAAVDVILRQHSRVIDVGKVNQRYFINIAGGGSMTELTYEVPSKLKTMIGQLAYYMKGLEKLPRLRPIELYIKTAEVELHEEVMLFLISNSNSVGGFERLAPDASLSDGMFDVLVLRKCNLAEFIRVVTLALRGEHLADPNVIYLQTKQIQVTSPDYVQVNLDGEFGGTLPCVFTNLPQHLHIFVDETGQSTYKTPAINLMKLPWKTKPGVDEDDEIEETDNENENYRYKIKP from the coding sequence ATGGCAAAACGGGCAAGGCTGATCTACAATCCCTCCTCGGGGCGGGAGGAGATGCGCAAGCGGCTGCCGGACGTGCTGCAGCGCCTCGAGCGCGGGGGCCTCGAGACGAGCACACATGCGACTATCGGCGAAGGGGACGCCACCCTGGCGGCGGCCGAAGCGGTCGAGCGGGGCTTCGATATCATCATCGCGGCCGGCGGGGACGGCACGCTGTATGAGGTCATCAACGGGATGGCCGAGAAGGATTACCGTCCGCCCCTCGGGATTATTCCGCTGGGGACGACGAACGATTTTGCCCGGGCGCTGAACATTCCCCGGAACTGGGACGCCGCCGTGGATGTGATCCTGCGCCAGCACTCTCGGGTGATCGACGTGGGCAAGGTGAACCAGCGGTACTTCATCAATATTGCGGGCGGCGGGTCGATGACCGAGCTCACGTACGAGGTGCCGAGCAAGCTCAAGACGATGATCGGCCAGCTGGCTTATTATATGAAGGGGCTCGAGAAGCTGCCGCGCCTGCGGCCCATCGAGCTGTACATCAAGACCGCGGAGGTGGAGCTTCACGAGGAGGTCATGCTGTTCCTCATCTCGAACTCCAACTCCGTCGGCGGGTTCGAGCGCCTGGCGCCGGACGCATCGCTGAGCGACGGCATGTTCGACGTGCTCGTGCTGCGCAAGTGCAACCTCGCGGAGTTCATCCGTGTCGTGACCCTGGCGCTGCGCGGCGAGCATCTCGCCGACCCGAACGTCATCTACCTGCAGACGAAGCAGATCCAGGTCACGTCCCCGGACTACGTGCAGGTCAACCTGGACGGCGAGTTCGGCGGCACGCTGCCGTGCGTATTCACCAACCTGCCGCAGCACCTGCATATTTTTGTGGATGAAACCGGGCAGTCTACGTATAAGACCCCAGCGATCAACCTGATGAAGCTGCCTTGGAAAACGAAACCCGGAGTGGACGAAGATGACGAGATCGAAGAAACCGACAACGAGAACGAAAACTACCGATACAAAATCAAACCATAA
- a CDS encoding MFS transporter: MQARLGSVKSILVTFSLALLSLLLFMLAAEYSLLGLLVSLAIVGFTAGLTMSVPPTLLAGEFVQERATAIGVYNFVRYLGMAAAPMIGSLLYPWGGSLLLFGAAALMMGLGILYAKLQLYAPVAGNPAAVSERS; this comes from the coding sequence ATCCAAGCGAGGCTCGGCTCCGTCAAAAGCATCCTGGTCACCTTCTCCCTCGCTCTGCTAAGCCTACTGCTGTTCATGCTGGCAGCGGAGTATTCACTCCTCGGGCTGCTTGTCTCCCTCGCCATTGTCGGCTTCACGGCAGGTCTTACCATGTCTGTCCCTCCCACGCTGCTCGCCGGGGAATTCGTGCAGGAGCGGGCGACCGCCATCGGGGTGTACAACTTCGTACGCTACCTGGGGATGGCCGCAGCGCCGATGATCGGCAGCCTTCTCTATCCATGGGGCGGGAGCCTGCTGTTGTTCGGCGCAGCCGCCTTGATGATGGGACTTGGCATCCTGTATGCCAAGCTCCAGCTCTATGCTCCGGTTGCCGGCAACCCGGCGGCAGTGTCTGAGCGCAGCTAG
- a CDS encoding DUF3934 family protein → MSKAKGKGGTGRGTDKKGWNRWQASANRLKSRPKPYKSKGTKNPDSTAASSHPTSDKSDK, encoded by the coding sequence CTGAGTAAAGCAAAAGGCAAGGGCGGCACAGGCCGGGGCACCGACAAGAAGGGCTGGAACCGCTGGCAGGCCAGCGCCAACCGGCTCAAGAGCAGACCGAAGCCGTATAAGAGCAAGGGCACCAAGAACCCGGACAGCACCGCCGCTTCCAGCCATCCTACAAGCGATAAATCCGACAAGTAA
- a CDS encoding HEAT repeat domain-containing protein: MSNQDVQYELPENYDELKKAANRTSNWRERLAAVEELGKYNTDQTINVLKHVLRGDAVFPVQEAAFRKLRAFGEDVKLPPRKKGELVKGANKVFLRLKKSLPEGHTYEEFKEKLQKTRTDVYDTYEGEKGEEFDAWLQGEWAGLVTTKQQ; the protein is encoded by the coding sequence TTGAGTAACCAAGATGTGCAGTATGAACTGCCCGAAAACTATGATGAACTGAAAAAAGCCGCCAACCGCACCTCGAACTGGAGAGAGCGCCTCGCCGCGGTGGAGGAGCTGGGCAAGTACAACACCGACCAGACGATTAACGTGCTGAAGCATGTCCTGCGGGGCGATGCGGTGTTCCCGGTACAGGAAGCGGCGTTCCGCAAGCTGAGAGCGTTCGGCGAAGACGTCAAGCTGCCGCCGCGCAAGAAGGGCGAGCTCGTGAAGGGCGCGAACAAAGTGTTCCTGCGCCTGAAGAAGAGTCTGCCGGAAGGCCATACGTACGAGGAGTTCAAGGAGAAGCTGCAGAAGACCCGCACCGATGTCTACGACACCTACGAGGGCGAGAAGGGCGAGGAGTTCGACGCCTGGCTCCAAGGCGAGTGGGCCGGCCTGGTGACGACGAAGCAGCAGTAA
- a CDS encoding SF0329 family protein yields MSWSKVKQNLEGFLCPALYGRVEYRATGYRYLPDKSGICYIAVDKKNVLNMSDITSSIRWYQTEQEIKNDPDLQIPINHEEMEAVRKDTKGIVPEDRLIVIARSRKISEYAKELLSAQASLSRSNFVVAANQFLSISIEESLESKDILLNILALVDRRVGKKRIVNMTEKMKLKHPAVQYFYELRRSTV; encoded by the coding sequence ATGTCCTGGAGCAAAGTGAAGCAAAATCTGGAGGGTTTCCTCTGTCCTGCGTTATATGGAAGGGTCGAATACCGGGCAACCGGTTACCGTTATTTGCCTGATAAATCTGGGATTTGCTATATTGCCGTAGATAAAAAGAACGTACTTAATATGAGTGATATAACTAGCTCAATCAGATGGTATCAGACGGAGCAGGAAATTAAGAATGATCCAGATCTCCAAATTCCTATCAACCATGAAGAAATGGAAGCGGTCAGAAAAGATACCAAGGGAATCGTTCCGGAGGATCGTTTAATCGTAATTGCAAGAAGTAGAAAAATATCAGAATATGCAAAGGAGCTTTTGTCAGCACAGGCCTCATTAAGCAGATCAAATTTTGTCGTTGCAGCTAATCAGTTTTTGTCCATTTCTATAGAGGAAAGCTTGGAGAGTAAGGATATCTTATTGAATATTCTAGCTTTAGTGGACAGACGAGTTGGAAAAAAGCGAATAGTAAACATGACCGAGAAGATGAAGTTAAAGCATCCAGCTGTGCAGTATTTTTATGAACTACGGCGTAGTACGGTATGA
- a CDS encoding topoisomerase DNA-binding C4 zinc finger domain-containing protein — MILQPLLFVGMIIVLYALLWLVVYSKVGRVIPEKVITLIGLVGGYFVFMACMDRFDQIRELVARRSEVNWMLGAVVVVAVIGVVWLLFKKPARRKEAPQDQPLNTAATSEMRQPEQNTAPAGVQEHKEVSVTCSCGAPMVVRKSREGRSFYGCSTFPGCRHTKSIS, encoded by the coding sequence ATGATCTTACAACCGCTGCTGTTTGTAGGTATGATCATCGTGTTATATGCGCTGCTATGGTTGGTTGTGTACTCGAAGGTGGGACGCGTGATTCCGGAGAAGGTGATCACCCTGATCGGTTTGGTTGGCGGTTACTTTGTATTCATGGCTTGTATGGATCGCTTCGACCAAATCAGAGAGCTCGTTGCGCGCCGAAGCGAAGTGAATTGGATGCTGGGAGCTGTTGTCGTGGTGGCTGTGATCGGCGTAGTGTGGCTGCTGTTCAAGAAGCCGGCTCGGAGGAAGGAAGCGCCGCAAGATCAGCCCTTGAATACAGCTGCGACCTCGGAGATGAGGCAGCCGGAACAAAATACGGCCCCAGCCGGTGTCCAGGAGCACAAAGAAGTGAGCGTAACCTGCAGCTGCGGCGCTCCCATGGTCGTCCGCAAAAGCAGGGAAGGTCGAAGCTTCTATGGCTGTTCAACATTCCCCGGCTGCCGGCATACGAAGTCGATAAGCTAG
- a CDS encoding suppressor of fused domain protein — protein MSEEAQSHGWDAIDQAMSKLYGDQEEKHYGTMIPYNLGGPDPLDGISAYKAEQPLPHWHIVTYGFSELYEKESDDAEHSGYGFELTMRLKRGEAEEEPPGWALNLLQNMGRYVFRSGNIFRSGDYLDANGPICLGSDTKLTALAFVEDPELPAMDTPNGQVQFLQMVGITCDELEAMQTWNTLGVLETCEEHMPLYITDLERDSFLQRPAIAEAVQRGMERDGSSTGFLYVDQLGWEPAKKRLLGRTPAVVRLGAKQAGIVGKMLAGRILKGKSLYMSGPDIQVVWEPGEKPGFEEEEDEIRIKLDEASAAELSGKLQPKEGVIVLSSFKGMILHIVPTHIKDQDGNIVSTIG, from the coding sequence ATGAGTGAAGAAGCACAATCTCACGGCTGGGACGCCATTGACCAGGCGATGTCCAAGCTCTACGGAGATCAGGAAGAGAAGCATTACGGAACGATGATTCCATATAATCTGGGAGGCCCCGATCCGCTCGACGGCATCAGCGCCTACAAGGCCGAACAGCCTCTGCCTCATTGGCATATCGTGACATACGGATTTTCGGAGTTATACGAAAAGGAATCGGACGATGCCGAGCACAGCGGCTATGGATTTGAATTGACCATGCGGCTCAAGCGTGGGGAAGCGGAGGAGGAGCCTCCGGGCTGGGCGCTCAATCTGCTGCAGAATATGGGCAGATATGTGTTCCGCAGCGGGAATATCTTCCGGTCGGGTGATTACCTGGACGCGAACGGTCCGATCTGCCTTGGGTCGGATACGAAGCTGACGGCGCTGGCTTTCGTCGAGGATCCCGAGCTTCCGGCCATGGACACGCCGAACGGACAGGTACAGTTCCTGCAGATGGTCGGCATCACCTGCGACGAACTCGAAGCGATGCAGACGTGGAATACACTCGGCGTGCTGGAGACTTGTGAGGAACACATGCCGCTTTACATAACGGATTTGGAGCGGGATTCCTTCCTGCAAAGGCCGGCTATCGCCGAAGCGGTGCAAAGAGGGATGGAAAGAGACGGTTCCAGCACCGGCTTCTTATATGTCGATCAGTTGGGCTGGGAGCCGGCCAAGAAGCGTCTGCTCGGCAGGACTCCCGCTGTGGTCAGGCTGGGCGCCAAGCAGGCAGGGATCGTCGGCAAGATGCTGGCCGGCCGCATTTTGAAAGGAAAATCGCTGTATATGTCCGGACCGGATATTCAGGTCGTATGGGAGCCGGGGGAGAAGCCGGGCTTCGAGGAAGAGGAGGACGAGATTCGGATCAAGCTCGACGAAGCGAGCGCCGCCGAACTGTCCGGGAAGCTGCAGCCGAAGGAAGGCGTGATCGTGCTGTCTTCCTTCAAAGGGATGATTCTGCACATCGTTCCCACCCATATTAAAGACCAGGACGGCAATATCGTATCGACGATCGGCTAA